One region of Hymenobacter sediminicola genomic DNA includes:
- a CDS encoding aldose epimerase family protein, translated as MTDSTQTSTTATLPTITAFGKTTDGAAVQIYTLTNAHGMKVSITNYGGIITSLVVPDKDGKLGDVVLGFDEISGYQSPAYRKAGPYFGALIGRYANRIAQGKFTLDGREYTLAQNNDGNTLHGGNKGFDKVIWQAVPGASAVGQTLTLTYLSKDGEEGYPGNLTVKVVYTLTVDNALQIDYSASTDKATPVNLTNHTYFNLNAGPDVLAHEITIDADRYNVVDAGMIPTGELRPVKGTPFDFTAPHTIGERIGQVPNGYDHNWLLRKSIGQPAATVYEPTTGRTMQVATTEPGVQFYTGNFLDGTLRGKNGQVYGKHAGFCLETQHFPDSPNQPNFPTTILKPGQTLHSTTTYTFGVRK; from the coding sequence ATGACTGACTCCACGCAAACTTCCACCACCGCCACGCTTCCTACTATCACTGCTTTCGGCAAAACCACCGACGGCGCTGCAGTGCAGATCTACACCCTCACCAATGCCCACGGCATGAAAGTGAGCATCACCAATTATGGTGGTATTATCACCAGCCTCGTGGTGCCCGACAAGGATGGTAAGCTAGGTGACGTAGTGCTGGGGTTTGATGAGATAAGCGGCTACCAAAGCCCTGCGTATCGGAAGGCGGGACCGTACTTTGGCGCCCTGATCGGACGCTACGCCAACCGCATTGCCCAGGGTAAGTTCACGCTCGATGGCCGGGAGTACACGCTGGCCCAAAACAATGACGGAAACACCTTGCACGGTGGCAATAAAGGATTTGATAAGGTAATCTGGCAGGCCGTACCTGGTGCCTCCGCCGTGGGCCAGACGCTTACGCTTACTTATTTGAGCAAGGACGGCGAGGAGGGCTACCCCGGCAACCTAACCGTAAAGGTGGTGTACACTCTCACCGTTGATAACGCCCTACAAATCGACTACTCAGCCTCCACTGACAAGGCCACGCCCGTTAACCTTACCAACCATACATACTTTAACCTTAATGCTGGCCCGGACGTGCTAGCCCATGAAATAACCATTGACGCCGACCGCTATAATGTGGTGGACGCAGGCATGATTCCGACCGGCGAGCTGCGTCCTGTCAAAGGCACGCCTTTCGACTTTACTGCGCCACACACCATAGGTGAGCGGATAGGACAGGTGCCCAACGGCTACGACCACAACTGGCTGCTTAGGAAGTCAATTGGCCAGCCTGCTGCCACCGTGTATGAGCCCACTACCGGCCGCACCATGCAGGTAGCCACCACCGAGCCCGGAGTACAGTTCTATACCGGCAACTTTCTGGATGGTACACTGCGCGGCAAAAATGGGCAGGTATATGGCAAGCATGCGGGCTTCTGCCTAGAAACCCAGCACTTTCCCGATTCGCCTAACCAGCCCAACTTCCCGACCACCATCCTGAAGCCCGGCCAGACCCTACACTCAACGACGACCTACACGTTTGGCGTGCGAAAATAA
- a CDS encoding glycoside hydrolase family 97 protein, giving the protein MKNSFLVVLLLAVGLPATAQTAAPLTARLDKVSLTVTLNAGGQPAYAVQYGPKSVINPSRLGLALADGKGFDGPLEITGSETKDVDESWNPVWGEVKTIRNHYRQLTVHLRQPQAPGRRLDVVFRVFADGVGFRYEVPQQPGLSYFTVQDELTEFNLPANHKAFWIPGDYDSNEYTYTTSRLSEVNTTPIEAIQQKAAPYRIQTPLMLKSDDGLYVNIHEAALVNYPAMFLNVDTKTYGLRSQLVPGATGAAAYLQAPEHTPWRTIVVSDKAPEVLASKLILNLNEPTKFPTTDWIKPQKFVGVWWEMHVNKASWNYADTSNIKLAGTDWNRLKPNGRHGANTANVKRYIDFAAQHGLQSVLVEGWNVGWEDWANNWKEEVFDFVTPYPDFNVTELQQYAAAKGVQLMMHHETSGSVTNYERRQQEAYRFMKEHGYAAVKTGYVGRIIPRGEHHDGQWMVNHYNHTAALLGQNQLMVDMHEAVRPTGLHRTYPNWLASEAARGNEFNAWSTGNPPEHETILPFTRLMGGPMDYTPGIFQIKLESWNPAQNKGRQVHTTLAKQLALYVTLYSPVQMAADLPEAYEQHLNAFQFIKDVAVDWDDTRVLLAEPGEYITTARKAKGREEWYVGSITDENPRHQTVKLDFLTPGQQYEATIYADGKGASWDKNPMAYQIRKQKVNSKSIIKLQLAAGGGAAISIKPVGR; this is encoded by the coding sequence ATGAAGAACTCCTTTTTGGTCGTACTACTCCTTGCAGTAGGTTTACCGGCCACCGCCCAGACAGCTGCCCCGCTTACCGCCCGCCTCGATAAAGTCAGCCTGACGGTGACTCTGAACGCCGGCGGGCAGCCCGCCTACGCCGTGCAGTACGGGCCGAAATCCGTCATCAACCCTTCCCGGCTGGGCTTGGCTCTAGCCGATGGCAAGGGCTTCGATGGGCCGCTGGAAATCACCGGCTCCGAAACCAAGGATGTGGATGAAAGCTGGAACCCGGTGTGGGGCGAGGTAAAAACCATCCGCAACCACTACCGCCAGCTCACGGTGCACCTGCGCCAGCCCCAAGCCCCCGGCCGACGCCTCGACGTGGTATTCCGGGTGTTTGCCGATGGCGTGGGCTTCCGCTACGAGGTGCCCCAACAGCCCGGCCTGAGCTACTTCACGGTGCAGGACGAGCTGACTGAGTTCAACCTGCCCGCCAACCACAAGGCCTTCTGGATTCCCGGCGACTACGACTCCAACGAGTACACCTACACCACCTCCCGCCTGAGCGAGGTGAATACCACGCCTATCGAGGCCATTCAGCAGAAAGCCGCGCCCTACCGCATTCAGACGCCGCTGATGCTGAAGTCGGACGATGGGCTGTACGTGAACATTCACGAGGCGGCACTGGTGAACTACCCGGCTATGTTCTTGAACGTGGACACCAAAACTTACGGCCTGCGCAGTCAGCTGGTGCCCGGCGCTACCGGCGCGGCCGCCTACCTGCAAGCCCCCGAACACACGCCCTGGCGCACCATCGTGGTGTCGGACAAAGCCCCCGAGGTACTAGCCAGCAAGCTGATTCTGAACCTGAACGAGCCCACCAAGTTCCCGACCACCGACTGGATTAAGCCCCAGAAATTCGTGGGCGTGTGGTGGGAGATGCACGTGAACAAGGCCAGTTGGAACTACGCCGACACCAGCAACATCAAGCTGGCCGGCACCGACTGGAACCGCCTCAAGCCCAACGGCCGCCACGGCGCCAACACGGCCAACGTGAAGCGCTACATCGATTTTGCGGCCCAACACGGCTTACAAAGTGTGCTGGTGGAAGGCTGGAATGTGGGCTGGGAGGATTGGGCCAATAACTGGAAAGAGGAAGTATTCGACTTCGTGACGCCCTACCCCGATTTCAATGTGACGGAACTGCAGCAGTACGCCGCCGCCAAGGGCGTGCAATTGATGATGCACCACGAAACCTCCGGCTCCGTGACCAACTACGAGCGGCGCCAGCAGGAAGCTTACCGCTTCATGAAGGAGCACGGCTACGCGGCCGTGAAAACCGGCTACGTGGGCCGCATTATCCCGCGCGGGGAGCACCACGACGGCCAGTGGATGGTGAACCACTACAACCACACGGCCGCCTTGCTCGGCCAGAACCAGCTCATGGTGGATATGCATGAAGCCGTACGGCCCACGGGCTTGCACCGCACCTACCCCAACTGGCTGGCTTCGGAAGCGGCCCGGGGCAACGAGTTCAATGCCTGGAGCACCGGCAACCCGCCCGAGCACGAAACTATTCTGCCCTTCACCCGCCTCATGGGCGGCCCCATGGACTACACGCCCGGCATTTTCCAGATCAAACTGGAAAGCTGGAACCCCGCCCAGAACAAAGGTCGCCAGGTACACACCACGCTAGCCAAACAGCTGGCCCTCTACGTGACGCTCTACAGCCCCGTGCAAATGGCCGCCGACCTGCCCGAAGCTTACGAGCAGCACCTCAATGCCTTCCAGTTCATCAAGGACGTGGCCGTGGACTGGGATGATACTCGCGTGCTGCTGGCCGAGCCCGGCGAGTACATCACCACGGCCCGCAAGGCTAAGGGCCGCGAGGAGTGGTACGTGGGCAGCATCACCGACGAAAATCCGCGCCACCAGACTGTGAAGCTCGACTTCCTCACGCCCGGCCAGCAGTACGAAGCCACTATCTATGCTGATGGAAAGGGTGCCAGCTGGGATAAAAACCCAATGGCATACCAGATCCGCAAACAGAAAGTCAACAGCAAGTCCATCATCAAGCTACAGCTGGCAGCTGGAGGCGGTGCGGCCATCAGTATTAAGCCCGTTGGCCGGTAA
- a CDS encoding glycoside hydrolase family 2 protein encodes MRILFLFPRLAFRSLAILCALLPFCSYAQPAPQTQVQYLSGRDNHPTVQWDFFCTVGRQSGFWTKIAVPSCWEQMGFGSYNYGRDYKTYGKNFRFADEQGRYRHSFQVPAAWQDKQVFIVFEGSMTDTEVKINGQAAGPVHQGAFYEFRHDITDKLRPSQSNLLEVTVSKMSADKSVNNAERLADYWVFGGIFRPVYLAAYPRQFIARTAINAQASGAFSMNVFVRNAPAGAQVQAEILDAAGKVVGTAQAAANPSDTVVTVRTQVRQPRRWTAETPHLYRVRTSLRAGGTTLHETTSRFGFRTIEVRRGQGIFVNGTQVKMKGINRHSWWPETGRTLNDSIQLLDVKLLKEMNLNAVRMAHYPPDAKFLDLCDSLGLYVLDELAGWQKAYSTAAGAKLVREMVQRDANHPSIIFWSNGNEGGTNKELDDDFGRYDLSNRPVIHAHHRPGNAHSGIDGNHYENYYSTRQLLADSLIYMPTEFLHCQDDGGGGTGLADFWELHWNAKRSGGGFLWALLDEGVVRTDQRNIIDVNGVNAPDGVVGPHREKEGSFYAIREIFSPIRIALPELPTKFNGTLPVENRYHFTNLSQCFFQWELVNFRSPTDAFPGSITQQKSRLKSPDVKPLGTGRLQLGLPKNWQQYDALVVSAFDTQKNLVYKWTWKTGGNAKVLAGLVDLAAPGAVAVTDTDSLLTLKAGNISVGFSKTTGHLTGIRGNNGDKLSFGNGPVLASGASTFLSLQHHSEPDGEVVEARYAGDLKTMRWKMYASGWLQLTYEYALPPTDYTFAGLSFTYPENYVIGAKWLGKGPYRVWKNRLQGVADNVWENAYNNTQTGAAPWIYPEFKGYFADIAWLEMNTVEGKFLVASPEPGLYVRLFDFYGLSGVQPSPALPVGNLSFLDAIPPLGTKLALNIDANTANLGPASELNHQRGARQRTLFFYFGLPKTDRQPQPYTAPAKDDLF; translated from the coding sequence ATGAGAATCCTCTTCCTGTTCCCACGACTAGCCTTCCGCTCTTTGGCTATTCTGTGCGCCTTGCTCCCGTTTTGCAGTTACGCCCAGCCGGCGCCGCAGACGCAGGTGCAGTACCTCTCGGGGCGCGACAACCACCCGACTGTGCAGTGGGACTTCTTCTGCACCGTCGGGCGCCAAAGCGGCTTCTGGACTAAAATTGCGGTGCCTTCGTGCTGGGAACAGATGGGTTTCGGGAGCTACAACTACGGCCGCGACTACAAAACCTACGGCAAAAACTTCCGCTTCGCCGACGAGCAGGGCCGCTACCGGCACTCGTTTCAGGTGCCCGCTGCCTGGCAGGATAAGCAGGTGTTTATTGTGTTTGAAGGCTCGATGACGGATACCGAGGTGAAAATTAACGGGCAGGCGGCGGGGCCGGTGCACCAGGGCGCATTCTATGAGTTCCGGCACGACATCACTGACAAGCTCCGCCCCAGCCAGTCCAACCTGCTGGAAGTGACGGTGAGCAAGATGTCGGCCGACAAATCGGTGAACAACGCCGAGCGGCTGGCCGACTACTGGGTGTTCGGCGGCATTTTCCGGCCGGTGTATCTGGCGGCGTACCCGAGGCAGTTTATTGCGCGCACCGCCATCAATGCCCAAGCTAGCGGCGCGTTCAGCATGAACGTATTCGTGCGCAATGCGCCGGCCGGGGCGCAGGTGCAGGCCGAAATTCTGGATGCGGCGGGCAAGGTGGTGGGCACGGCGCAGGCCGCCGCCAATCCGTCGGATACCGTCGTGACGGTGCGCACGCAGGTGCGGCAGCCACGGCGCTGGACCGCCGAAACGCCCCATCTGTACCGGGTGCGCACCAGCTTGCGGGCGGGCGGCACCACGCTGCATGAAACCACTAGCCGGTTTGGGTTTCGCACCATAGAGGTGCGGCGCGGGCAAGGCATTTTCGTGAACGGCACGCAGGTAAAGATGAAAGGCATCAACCGGCACAGTTGGTGGCCCGAAACTGGCCGCACGCTCAATGACTCCATCCAGCTGCTCGACGTGAAGCTGCTCAAGGAAATGAACCTGAACGCCGTGCGTATGGCTCACTACCCGCCCGACGCGAAGTTTCTGGACCTCTGCGATTCGCTGGGCCTCTATGTATTGGATGAGCTGGCCGGCTGGCAGAAAGCCTACAGCACCGCGGCCGGCGCCAAGCTGGTGCGCGAAATGGTACAGCGCGACGCCAACCACCCCAGCATCATCTTCTGGAGCAACGGTAACGAGGGCGGCACCAACAAGGAGCTCGACGACGATTTCGGCCGCTACGACCTCAGCAACCGGCCCGTCATCCATGCCCACCACCGTCCCGGCAACGCCCACAGCGGCATCGACGGCAACCACTACGAAAACTACTACAGCACCCGTCAACTCCTGGCCGACTCGCTGATTTACATGCCCACCGAGTTTCTGCACTGCCAGGACGACGGCGGCGGCGGCACCGGCCTGGCCGACTTCTGGGAGCTGCACTGGAACGCCAAACGCAGCGGCGGCGGCTTCCTGTGGGCGTTGCTGGACGAGGGCGTGGTGCGCACCGACCAGCGCAACATCATCGACGTAAACGGGGTGAATGCGCCCGACGGCGTAGTGGGCCCGCACCGTGAAAAGGAAGGCAGCTTCTACGCCATCCGGGAAATCTTTTCGCCTATCCGCATTGCGCTGCCGGAGTTGCCGACTAAGTTCAACGGCACGCTGCCGGTGGAAAACCGCTACCACTTCACTAACCTCAGCCAATGCTTTTTCCAGTGGGAGCTGGTGAACTTTCGCTCGCCCACCGACGCCTTTCCGGGCTCGATAACGCAGCAGAAAAGCCGCCTCAAAAGCCCCGACGTAAAGCCGTTGGGCACTGGGCGGCTGCAGCTGGGTTTGCCCAAAAACTGGCAGCAGTACGACGCGCTGGTGGTGTCGGCTTTTGATACGCAGAAGAACCTAGTGTACAAATGGACCTGGAAAACCGGCGGCAACGCCAAAGTCCTGGCCGGCTTGGTGGACCTGGCCGCACCCGGCGCGGTGGCCGTCACCGACACCGATTCGCTGCTGACGCTGAAGGCCGGCAATATCAGCGTGGGCTTCAGCAAAACCACCGGCCACCTCACCGGCATCAGGGGCAACAACGGCGACAAGCTTTCCTTCGGCAACGGCCCGGTGCTAGCCAGCGGCGCGTCTACCTTCTTGAGCCTGCAGCACCACTCCGAGCCCGACGGCGAAGTGGTGGAAGCGCGCTACGCCGGCGACCTGAAAACGATGCGCTGGAAAATGTACGCCTCGGGCTGGCTGCAGCTCACCTACGAGTACGCGCTGCCGCCCACCGACTATACCTTTGCCGGCCTGAGCTTCACTTACCCCGAAAACTACGTCATCGGGGCGAAGTGGCTGGGCAAGGGGCCGTACCGGGTCTGGAAAAACCGTTTGCAGGGCGTGGCCGACAACGTGTGGGAAAACGCCTACAACAACACTCAGACCGGCGCCGCGCCCTGGATTTACCCGGAATTCAAGGGCTATTTCGCCGACATTGCTTGGCTGGAAATGAACACAGTGGAAGGCAAGTTCCTGGTGGCCAGCCCCGAACCCGGCCTCTACGTGCGTCTGTTCGACTTCTACGGCCTCTCCGGTGTGCAGCCCTCCCCCGCCCTGCCCGTCGGAAACCTGTCGTTTCTCGACGCCATTCCGCCGCTGGGCACCAAGCTAGCCCTCAACATCGACGCCAACACCGCCAACCTGGGCCCGGCCAGCGAGCTGAACCACCAGCGCGGCGCCCGCCAGCGCACCCTATTCTTCTACTTCGGCCTCCCAAAAACCGACCGTCAGCCCCAGCCCTACACCGCCCCCGCCAAGGACGACCTGTTTTAG
- a CDS encoding fatty acid desaturase family protein yields the protein MSASLKFTNVSRSTFFATVRQRVDIYFQSQQLSRHANGAMWAKTIFFLTSFVGLYCLILFGSFGPWALLGLAGLLGACCAFIGFNVCHDAMHGAFSSSKRVNKIFSLVFNLIGASPYVWTITHNIVHHTYTNIPGHDEDIEVAPGLVRLSEEEPLRPWQRYQHLYAFPLYGLASLSWVLRKDYLKFFKDKIGQHPTPAHPRREVINLFAYKALYYLLFIVVPLVVLDITWWQFVLGFLGMHFVEGLVLGLVFQLAHVVEGTAFPSPDETGDLQEAWAVHQLRTTANFSPQSAVAAFLCGGLNRQIEHHLFPRVCHVHYPALSTIVRQTAHEFGLPYLENPTFTGALHSHYRMLYKLGR from the coding sequence ATGAGCGCCTCCCTGAAGTTTACCAACGTTTCCCGCTCAACCTTTTTCGCCACTGTTCGCCAGCGAGTTGATATCTACTTTCAGAGTCAGCAACTCTCGCGCCACGCCAACGGGGCCATGTGGGCCAAAACGATTTTCTTCCTGACCAGCTTTGTGGGCCTGTATTGCCTGATTCTTTTCGGCTCGTTTGGTCCGTGGGCTTTGTTGGGATTGGCGGGGCTATTGGGGGCCTGCTGTGCTTTTATCGGCTTCAACGTTTGCCATGACGCCATGCATGGGGCTTTCTCGTCCAGCAAGCGTGTCAACAAGATATTCAGCTTGGTCTTCAATCTAATTGGAGCCAGCCCCTACGTGTGGACCATCACGCACAACATTGTGCACCACACCTACACTAACATTCCGGGCCACGACGAAGACATTGAGGTGGCGCCGGGCTTGGTTCGGCTTTCGGAGGAGGAGCCACTACGGCCGTGGCAACGCTACCAACACCTGTACGCATTTCCGCTCTACGGGCTGGCCTCGCTGTCGTGGGTGCTGCGCAAAGACTACCTCAAATTCTTTAAGGATAAGATTGGCCAGCACCCCACGCCCGCGCATCCACGCCGGGAAGTCATCAATCTGTTTGCTTACAAGGCACTTTATTACCTGCTCTTTATTGTGGTACCGTTGGTGGTGTTGGACATCACCTGGTGGCAGTTTGTGCTGGGCTTTCTGGGCATGCACTTCGTGGAGGGACTGGTGCTGGGGCTGGTGTTCCAGCTGGCCCACGTTGTGGAGGGCACGGCTTTTCCTTCGCCCGATGAAACAGGCGACCTGCAGGAAGCCTGGGCCGTGCACCAACTGCGCACAACGGCCAACTTTTCGCCGCAGAGCGCTGTGGCGGCCTTTTTGTGCGGCGGCCTGAACCGCCAGATCGAGCATCACCTTTTCCCTCGGGTCTGCCACGTCCATTATCCGGCTCTTTCGACAATCGTTCGGCAGACTGCTCACGAGTTTGGGCTGCCCTATCTGGAAAATCCAACTTTCACAGGCGCGTTGCATTCGCACTACCGCATGCTCTACAAGCTGGGCCGATAA
- a CDS encoding STAS/SEC14 domain-containing protein, with amino-acid sequence MALELTNGFGNVYLTIAYDAVNHWLYNNWIGYQTHNGILAGADACLGPLREHACAYLLNDNRLVIGPWDHAVEWIVSDWAPRAAQQGLTHFAHVVSPESMAAQSADAMHLGLGGRLQMRMFGDINSAQAWLREARQPVPAS; translated from the coding sequence ATGGCCCTGGAACTAACCAATGGGTTCGGCAATGTATACCTGACTATTGCCTACGATGCTGTGAACCACTGGCTGTATAACAACTGGATTGGGTATCAGACTCATAATGGCATACTTGCTGGCGCCGATGCCTGCCTGGGTCCACTACGGGAACACGCTTGCGCCTACTTGCTCAATGATAACCGCTTAGTCATTGGGCCGTGGGACCACGCCGTGGAATGGATTGTCAGTGACTGGGCACCGCGTGCCGCGCAACAAGGCCTGACCCATTTCGCTCACGTGGTCAGCCCGGAATCTATGGCGGCCCAGTCGGCGGATGCTATGCATTTGGGCCTGGGTGGGCGCCTGCAAATGCGCATGTTCGGCGACATCAACTCGGCGCAGGCTTGGCTGCGGGAGGCACGGCAACCTGTTCCGGCCTCCTAG